In Lycium ferocissimum isolate CSIRO_LF1 chromosome 3, AGI_CSIRO_Lferr_CH_V1, whole genome shotgun sequence, the genomic window GCTAGATCCAGAAGAGAGGGATGCAGTTATACTGCATGTTGCAATAAAAGAGAAACCAATCCCAGATTACGCTTCCATCGTTGAGTTGTCATGCATCTATTCTCCTCAGGACTTGTTGGCTGTCAAGCGTGCCTATCAAGCTCGCTACAAGCGCTCTGTGGAGGAGGACTTGGCTCAACATTTTACTGGTGAACTTCGAAAGGCACGTTTGCACCAATTATAtacctttttatttcttattgtattgtttggttgtgATAATTTTGTTTGCTTTTGGTGTTTCGCAACAGCTTTTGGTTTCCGTAGTGGGCATATACAGGTATGATGGTGATGAGATAGATGCAAGGCTAGCCAAAATTGAGGCTGACATTATTTGCAATGCAATAAAAAACAAGGAATTTAATCATGAAGAAATTGTTAGAATAATTACTACAAGGAGTAAGACTCAACTCAGAGCAACTCTAAACCGCTACAAGGATGATCATGGCTCTTCACTCACCAAGGTATATACCTTGAACTTTAGATTTGACCTGTTCTTTAAAACTCAAATCTATAAAGATTGAAGTTAATAACTTGAATTTGATTTACATGCTTAAACAGTGTAAAGAGCCTTTAATCTTGTCTTAAACTTTTTCTACATCTAAGGACTTAACTCATTTTCCTTCTTTACCTTTCCAGCACTTGAGGGACGACGGTGAAAAGGCAGCTAATGCTTTCTTAGGAGCGTTGCGAACGACAATCCAATGCATTGCTAATGACCCTCAGACATACTATGAAAAGGTAACCAATAATCAAAGCTATAGTCATAATGACCCTATGCActttcaaataatttaatttccttcttaaaGTTTAGTGTGCCAACCCAATTAAATGCCATCACAGAAAAGTTTTAACTTACGAAAAATTTAATAGTTATTCTCGAGGTATTTCTCACTTTGTGCAAAAAAAGACAATAGAAACTATCATGTTATAAGATCGAGTCCTTAAATTAATCATCAAAAATGATGTGGTGCAGGTAATTCGCCGTGCCCTAATGAAGTCAGGGACAGATGAGGACTCGGCGACAAAGGTAATAGTGAGCAGGGCAGAGAAGGATTTGGAAGTGATCAAAGAGCTTTACTACAAGAGGAACAGTGTGAGTCTTGATCATGTTGTCTCCAAGCACACTTCTGG contains:
- the LOC132051050 gene encoding annexin-like protein RJ4; this translates as MASLICPQEFSPINDAEAIRKACKGFGTDEKALISILGHRNASQRKMIRKTYEEMYNEDLVKRLESELSGHFEKAMYRWMLDPEERDAVILHVAIKEKPIPDYASIVELSCIYSPQDLLAVKRAYQARYKRSVEEDLAQHFTGELRKLLVSVVGIYRYDGDEIDARLAKIEADIICNAIKNKEFNHEEIVRIITTRSKTQLRATLNRYKDDHGSSLTKHLRDDGEKAANAFLGALRTTIQCIANDPQTYYEKVIRRALMKSGTDEDSATKVIVSRAEKDLEVIKELYYKRNSVSLDHVVSKHTSGDYKAFLLTLLGNQN